The following proteins come from a genomic window of Hypanus sabinus isolate sHypSab1 chromosome 9, sHypSab1.hap1, whole genome shotgun sequence:
- the LOC132398982 gene encoding UDP-glucuronosyltransferase 1A1-like: MSKFISHFYVYPAYNRLCQLYLNDEITVEELYRKVDIVLMKVDFVFEYPRPTMPNLIYIGGIQCGPGRPLPADLQRFMDNSGEDGVVIFSLGSIVGTIPPEAVSEVAAGLARLPQRVIWRYIGALPPNSGNNTKILSWFPQNDLLSHPKTRALITHGGENGLYEAIYHGVPVVGIPIFFDQYDNLLRLKTRGAAVMLELAHIKSDDIFHAVKTVIENPSYAENMKRLSALHRDVPVRPMELAAFWIEYTIRHRGAPHFRAAGNDLPFYQYHLLDVFTIIVVFIGLFLYLVFKLLNVLLVKLCSGRKRKRD; this comes from the coding sequence ATGTCGAAATTCATAAGCCACTTCTACGTTTACCCAGCTTACAATCGGCTTTGTCAGCTTTACCTCAATGATGAAATTACCGTGGAAGAACTTTATCGAAAGGTTGATATCGTCTTAATGAAGGTTGATTTTGTTTTTGAGTATCCCCGGCCGACCATGCCAAACCTGATTTACATCGGAGGTATCCAGTGCGGTCCGGGGCGACCGCTCCCTGCTGATCTGCAGCGATTCATGGACAATTCTGGCGAGGATGGCGTGGTGATCTTCTCCTTGGGAAGTATAGTAGGCACTATTCCTCCAGAAGCGGTGAGTGAGGTCGCGGCAGGACTGGCCAGACTCCCTCAGAGGGTCATCTGGCGGTATATTGGAGCGCTACCCCCGAATTCAGGAAACAACACGAAAATCTTGAGCTGGTTTCCACAAAATGACCTGCTGAGTCATCCGAAGACAAGAGCGCTCATCACTCACGGCGGTGAGAATGGGCTTTATGAGGCCATTTATCATGGGGTCCCCGTGGTTGGTATTCCAATTTTTTTTGATCAATATGATAACCTTCTGCGTCTCAAAACCCGAGGAGCAGCGGTCATGTTAGAATTGGCTCACATTAAAAGCGATGATATTTTCCATGCAGTGAAGACAGTCATCGAAAACCCTTCCTATGCAGAGAACATGAAACGATTATCCGCCTTGCACCGAGACGTTCCAGTGCGGCCAATGGAGCTGGCTGCTTTCTGGATTGAATACACAATAAGGCACCGGGGGGCTCCTCATTTTAGAGCCGCGGGTAATGATCTGCCATTCTATCAGTACCACTTACTGGACGTGTTTACTATTATTGTGGTTTTCATAGGGCTTTTCCTTTACCTTGTATTTAAATTACTTAACGTTTTACTTGTCAAGTTGTGTTCGGGGAGGAAGAGGAAAAGGGACTAA
- the LOC132398816 gene encoding UDP-glucuronosyltransferase 1A7-like, which translates to MKVDFVFEYPRPTMPNLIYIGGIQCGPGRPLPADLQRFMDNSGEDGVVIFSLGSIVGTIPPEAASEVAAGLARLPQRVIWRYIGALPPNSGNNTKILSWFPQNDLLSHPKTRALITHGGENGLYEAIYHGVPVVGIPIFGDQYDNLLRLKTRGAAVMLDLAHIKSDDIFHAVKTVIENPSYAENMKRLSALHRDVPVRPMELAAFWIEYTIRHRGAPHFRAAGNDLPFYQYHLLDVFTIIVVFIGLFLYLVFKLLNVLLVKLCSGRKRKRD; encoded by the coding sequence ATGAAGGTTGATTTTGTTTTTGAGTATCCCCGGCCGACCATGCCAAACCTGATTTACATCGGAGGTATCCAGTGCGGTCCGGGGCGACCGCTCCCTGCTGATCTGCAGCGATTCATGGACAATTCTGGCGAGGATGGCGTGGTGATCTTCTCCTTGGGAAGTATAGTAGGCACTATTCCTCCAGAAGCGGCGAGTGAGGTCGCGGCAGGACTGGCCAGACTCCCTCAGAGGGTCATCTGGCGGTATATTGGAGCGCTACCCCCGAATTCAGGAAACAACACGAAAATCTTGAGCTGGTTTCCACAAAATGACCTGCTGAGTCATCCGAAGACAAGAGCGCTCATCACTCACGGCGGTGAGAATGGGCTTTATGAGGCCATTTATCATGGGGTCCCCGTGGTTGGTATTCCAATTTTTGGGGATCAATATGATAACCTTCTGCGTCTCAAAACCCGAGGAGCAGCGGTCATGTTAGACTTGGCTCACATTAAAAGCGATGATATTTTCCATGCAGTGAAGACAGTCATCGAAAACCCTTCCTATGCAGAGAACATGAAACGATTATCCGCCTTGCACCGGGACGTTCCAGTGCGGCCAATGGAGCTGGCTGCTTTCTGGATTGAATACACAATAAGGCACCGGGGGGCTCCTCATTTTAGAGCCGCGGGTAATGATCTGCCTTTCTATCAGTACCACTTACTGGACGTGTTTACTATTATTGTGGTTTTCATAGGGCTTTTCCTTTACCTTGTATTTAAATTACTTAACGTTTTACTTGTCAAGTTGTGTTCGGGGAGGAAGAGGAAAAGGGACTAA